The following proteins are encoded in a genomic region of Lachnospiraceae bacterium KM106-2:
- a CDS encoding iron-sulfur cluster assembly protein SufB codes for MDLVQKNLLEQVAGLHEIPEGAYNIRANGEKLGRNTTANIDIVSKTDKDGIDIIIKPGTKNESVHIPVLLSQSGLQECVYNDFYIGEGADVTIVAGCGIHNCGVDTSKHDGVHTFYIEKNAKVRYIERHYGEGDGNGQNIMNPQTIVHLQEGAYMDMETTQIKGIDSTNRITRGDLAEGATLEIHEKIMTHGKQHAKTDFAVDLNGDGSSCNLVSRSVAKGESKQEFFSIMNGNAACAGHSECDAIIMEQGRVTASPQLTANSIEANLIHEAAIGKIAGEQLIKLMTLGLTEKEAEEQIINGFLK; via the coding sequence ATGGATTTAGTACAAAAGAATTTATTAGAGCAAGTGGCAGGGTTACATGAGATCCCTGAAGGCGCTTATAATATTCGTGCGAATGGTGAAAAACTAGGAAGAAATACGACTGCTAATATTGATATTGTATCGAAAACAGATAAAGATGGAATTGATATTATTATCAAACCAGGAACCAAAAATGAGAGTGTACATATCCCGGTATTATTAAGTCAGAGTGGTCTTCAAGAATGCGTTTATAATGATTTCTATATTGGAGAAGGGGCTGATGTAACGATCGTAGCAGGATGCGGGATTCATAATTGTGGTGTCGATACTTCAAAACATGATGGAGTTCACACTTTTTATATCGAGAAGAATGCTAAGGTTCGCTATATTGAACGTCATTATGGTGAAGGGGATGGAAATGGACAAAACATTATGAATCCACAGACCATCGTTCACCTTCAGGAAGGTGCTTATATGGATATGGAAACAACTCAGATCAAAGGAATTGATTCCACAAACCGTATTACAAGAGGAGACCTAGCTGAAGGAGCAACATTAGAAATTCATGAGAAAATTATGACTCATGGAAAGCAACATGCAAAGACAGACTTTGCAGTTGATCTTAATGGAGATGGAAGCAGCTGTAATTTAGTCTCACGTTCGGTTGCTAAGGGAGAGTCTAAGCAAGAGTTCTTCTCCATCATGAATGGAAATGCAGCTTGTGCAGGACATAGTGAATGCGATGCGATCATTATGGAACAAGGACGTGTTACAGCAAGTCCACAGTTAACTGCAAATAGTATCGAAGCAAATCTGATTCATGAAGCTGCCATTGGTAAGATAGCAGGTGAGCAGCTGATTAAGCTGATGACACTTGGCTTAACGGAAAAAGAAGCGGAAGAGCAGATCATTAACGGATTTCTAAAATAA
- a CDS encoding nitroreductase family protein, which produces MQQFFSQPITDIIGLRHSVRNYESTPLPNETIEKIEQFINTLKYPFPQKVRITLIDTSDVNSNLKLGTYGVIKGARYFLITACEKDTFSQITLGYCLEKVVLYCTSLGLGTVWLGGTFRKSNFAKAISLSDHELLPIVSPVGIEGGKKSFLGSFFGKSSKIRKDFSTLFFQTNFSTPLTPEQAHEFYEPLEMLRLAPSAVNKQPWRVLMEKGVIHFYLDHPKGLNFVDLGIALCHFHLTALELELKGHFHTFDNLTSTPKCDFTYVISWIIE; this is translated from the coding sequence ATGCAACAATTTTTTTCACAACCGATCACAGATATTATTGGACTGCGACACTCAGTTCGTAATTACGAGTCCACACCACTACCAAATGAAACAATCGAAAAGATTGAACAGTTTATTAATACTTTAAAATATCCTTTCCCCCAAAAGGTCCGAATCACTTTGATCGATACTTCCGATGTTAATTCCAACTTAAAATTAGGTACTTATGGCGTAATTAAAGGCGCTCGCTATTTTTTAATCACTGCCTGCGAAAAAGATACGTTTTCACAGATCACATTAGGCTATTGTCTAGAGAAAGTGGTCCTTTATTGTACTTCTTTAGGGCTTGGAACGGTATGGTTAGGAGGTACCTTCAGAAAATCTAATTTTGCCAAAGCAATTTCTTTATCCGACCACGAGCTTCTTCCTATCGTTTCGCCTGTTGGCATCGAAGGTGGCAAAAAATCTTTCTTAGGTTCCTTCTTTGGCAAAAGTTCTAAGATACGAAAAGATTTTTCCACTCTATTCTTCCAAACCAATTTTTCTACACCGCTTACACCAGAACAAGCACATGAGTTTTACGAACCACTTGAAATGTTAAGACTAGCCCCTTCTGCTGTAAACAAACAACCATGGAGGGTATTAATGGAGAAAGGAGTTATCCATTTCTATTTAGATCATCCGAAGGGACTTAACTTTGTAGATCTAGGTATCGCTCTCTGTCATTTCCATTTAACAGCTCTTGAACTGGAACTGAAGGGACACTTTCATACATTTGATAACCTTACTTCCACTCCAAAATGTGACTTCACCTACGTCATCTCTTGGATAATTGAATAA
- a CDS encoding muramoyltetrapeptide carboxypeptidase, which produces MRKPNRLQQGDKIAIVSLSWGGLGDSEFLHKYEIAKERLEKEFSLRVRVMPHALKGSEFVAAHPECRARDLMDAFLDDSITAIFCAIGGDDTIRLLPYIDFNIIRDHPKIFMGYSDSTINHFMMYQAGIVSFYGPSIMCELGEYGKIFDYTKRAIKQVLFEDTKGYQILSSKEWSKDFIPWAEENMNRIKKLEKDTHGYELLQGVGTVTGHLLGGCIDVFMMANGTKIWPSLDQWKGAILFFETSEDKPSPDFVKWTLRNLAAQGILNVIHGILVGKPQQEVYYEEYKEVIRQVVSEEEHLLELPILYNINIGHAQPIGILPYGVLCEVDCEKKSITLLESATK; this is translated from the coding sequence ATGAGAAAACCAAATCGTTTACAGCAAGGGGACAAGATCGCAATCGTGAGCTTATCCTGGGGAGGACTTGGCGATTCTGAATTTTTACATAAGTATGAGATTGCAAAAGAACGGTTGGAAAAGGAATTCTCTCTTCGAGTGAGGGTAATGCCACATGCTCTAAAGGGAAGTGAATTTGTAGCTGCCCATCCGGAATGTCGGGCAAGGGACTTGATGGATGCTTTTTTAGATGATTCTATTACCGCTATATTCTGTGCCATTGGTGGAGATGATACGATCCGATTATTGCCTTATATTGATTTTAATATTATCCGGGATCATCCAAAAATCTTTATGGGATACTCTGATTCGACAATCAATCACTTTATGATGTATCAGGCAGGAATCGTGTCTTTTTATGGCCCTTCGATCATGTGTGAACTTGGTGAGTATGGGAAGATATTTGATTATACAAAGAGAGCAATCAAACAGGTTCTATTTGAGGATACAAAAGGATATCAGATACTATCTAGTAAAGAGTGGTCAAAGGATTTTATTCCATGGGCAGAAGAAAATATGAATCGAATCAAGAAGTTAGAAAAGGACACACATGGTTATGAGTTATTACAAGGAGTGGGAACAGTAACAGGTCATTTACTTGGTGGATGTATTGATGTATTTATGATGGCAAATGGAACGAAAATCTGGCCTTCTTTAGATCAGTGGAAGGGGGCTATCCTTTTCTTTGAGACGAGTGAGGACAAACCTTCTCCCGATTTCGTAAAGTGGACATTACGGAATCTGGCAGCACAGGGAATTTTAAATGTGATCCATGGTATCTTAGTAGGAAAGCCACAGCAGGAAGTATATTATGAGGAATACAAAGAAGTGATCAGGCAAGTGGTGTCAGAGGAAGAGCATCTATTGGAACTTCCAATCCTCTATAATATCAATATCGGTCATGCACAGCCGATTGGAATTCTGCCTTATGGAGTATTATGTGAAGTTGATTGTGAGAAGAAATCGATCACTTTATTAGAGAGTGCGACGAAATAA
- a CDS encoding predicted transcriptional regulators, which translates to MKYKVGEVANLLGLTTSAIHFYEKEGVIKTKKEENGHRYYELEDLIKLIQCKESRNRQVPLKDIIEAFQDHTYDHNMMIRNQLKQKYIVEQQIEFLQHIRDDLDDYVKRLDLMPNMIGNFNLELCEAVLFKGDAAGRIIDEDHLGNEVTKQWITHVPFTKIGVLYDFECLNKGKPKATLGLIVNMEEADRLRLPRYAGVVEIQKQLCFHTVIECKSFFEKQEECLNTVITKLKKLKIKPEGLAHGVILFHDNDEKETNTYIELWIHLK; encoded by the coding sequence ATGAAGTATAAAGTCGGAGAAGTAGCCAATCTACTAGGGTTGACCACAAGTGCAATCCACTTTTACGAAAAAGAAGGCGTAATAAAGACAAAGAAAGAAGAGAACGGCCATCGATATTATGAACTGGAAGACTTAATTAAGTTGATCCAATGTAAGGAATCGAGAAATCGACAGGTGCCATTAAAAGATATTATTGAAGCATTTCAAGATCATACGTACGATCATAATATGATGATTCGAAACCAATTAAAACAGAAATATATCGTGGAACAGCAAATAGAGTTTTTGCAGCATATACGAGATGATCTAGATGATTATGTAAAGCGATTGGATCTCATGCCAAATATGATCGGAAATTTTAATTTAGAGCTGTGCGAAGCCGTATTGTTTAAAGGAGATGCAGCAGGAAGAATTATTGATGAAGATCATTTGGGAAATGAAGTGACAAAGCAATGGATCACTCATGTGCCATTTACAAAAATAGGTGTATTATATGATTTTGAATGTTTAAATAAGGGAAAACCTAAAGCTACTTTAGGATTAATTGTTAATATGGAAGAAGCTGATCGCTTACGTCTACCAAGATATGCAGGGGTAGTTGAGATACAAAAGCAATTGTGTTTTCATACGGTTATCGAATGTAAATCTTTTTTTGAAAAGCAGGAAGAGTGCTTAAATACAGTGATAACAAAATTAAAGAAACTAAAGATCAAGCCGGAAGGTTTAGCACATGGTGTTATATTATTTCATGATAATGATGAAAAAGAGACTAATACCTATATTGAACTATGGATTCATTTAAAATAA
- a CDS encoding putative hydrolase/acyltransferase, which produces METKYVRKEDGSKISYSVCGQGEALLLLHGSGRSKEIWEQYGWVSDLKEYFTVIAMDIRGYGKSDKSHDPAFYSIDTILDDIKEVVSACGYTSFSYFGHSYGATIGLQAAKRGMKIQRMVLASGAIGDQFFQNEVPLWISEYKHLEKCKKMKNYEEFSKDEIAWIEENDIESYLAQFQNWLTWKGVLPSEITIPFAFYSGTNDGADTLEYLRNHKEEMDKQGIKVKIFEGLTHHDLIEKEKICFPFVKSYLLNE; this is translated from the coding sequence ATGGAGACGAAGTATGTAAGAAAAGAAGACGGTAGTAAAATATCGTACTCTGTCTGTGGGCAGGGGGAGGCACTGCTATTACTGCATGGTTCGGGAAGAAGTAAAGAGATTTGGGAACAGTATGGCTGGGTTTCTGATCTAAAAGAGTATTTTACGGTAATTGCAATGGATATTAGGGGGTACGGAAAAAGTGATAAATCTCATGATCCTGCTTTCTATTCTATTGATACCATCTTAGATGATATTAAGGAAGTTGTCAGTGCCTGTGGTTATACTTCCTTTTCGTACTTTGGACATTCATATGGAGCAACGATTGGACTTCAGGCTGCAAAAAGGGGAATGAAGATTCAAAGGATGGTGCTTGCTAGTGGAGCAATTGGTGACCAATTCTTTCAAAATGAAGTGCCGTTGTGGATAAGTGAGTATAAACACTTAGAAAAATGTAAGAAAATGAAGAATTATGAGGAATTTTCTAAGGATGAGATCGCGTGGATCGAAGAGAATGATATCGAGAGTTATCTTGCGCAGTTTCAGAACTGGCTTACTTGGAAAGGCGTTCTACCAAGTGAGATCACAATTCCATTTGCATTTTATTCTGGGACCAACGATGGAGCGGATACCTTAGAGTATTTGAGGAATCATAAAGAGGAGATGGATAAGCAAGGAATTAAAGTTAAGATATTTGAGGGGCTGACTCATCATGATCTGATTGAAAAGGAAAAAATATGTTTTCCTTTTGTAAAATCCTATTTGTTAAATGAATAA
- a CDS encoding multi antimicrobial extrusion protein (Na(+)/drug antiporter), MATE family of MDR efflux pumps, with protein sequence MKQNVNLLEGPIFPSLTKLAIPIMATSMVQMAYNMIDMIWIGRIGSGAVAAVGAAGMYMWLSNGLSTLSKMGGQIKVGQTLGAGERKEAAEYATSAIQLALIYGFILSAIIMIFADPFIRFLGLNATKVIADGIIYLQIVSIGIIFSFINQVLTGIFTAMGNSTISFRATAVGLVMNIVLDPLFIFGFGPVPAFGVAGAAIATVLSQAVVTLMFIPACRKDQQLFHEIKIFRRPNTKDMAQITKIGLPVSIQSMVFTGISMIISRLVAGFGDEAVAVQKVGSQIESISWMTADGISAAVNSFLAQNYGARNYERVNRGYKVSMVVVVIWGMICTALLIFLPGPIFRIFIPEAKVLPMGISYLQILGVSQLFMCMEIATQGAFGGLGKTIPPSVVSITFTAARIPMAMLLSATALGLNGIWWSISISSMIKGIVLVTWFIFFLRKFENRN encoded by the coding sequence ATGAAACAAAACGTAAATTTACTAGAAGGTCCGATTTTTCCGAGTCTGACCAAATTAGCGATTCCAATCATGGCAACATCTATGGTTCAGATGGCATATAACATGATCGATATGATCTGGATCGGCAGGATTGGAAGCGGTGCTGTGGCAGCAGTCGGTGCCGCAGGTATGTATATGTGGCTATCCAATGGGTTATCAACATTATCCAAAATGGGCGGACAGATTAAAGTAGGACAAACACTTGGAGCTGGAGAGCGAAAAGAAGCAGCAGAATATGCAACCAGTGCAATTCAGTTGGCGCTTATCTATGGATTCATCTTATCTGCGATCATTATGATCTTTGCAGATCCCTTTATCCGATTTCTAGGATTAAATGCAACGAAGGTAATCGCAGATGGTATCATCTATCTTCAGATTGTCAGCATCGGTATTATCTTTTCCTTTATCAATCAAGTATTGACTGGAATTTTCACGGCCATGGGAAATAGTACGATCTCCTTTCGTGCAACTGCAGTTGGTTTGGTCATGAATATTGTACTGGATCCACTATTTATCTTTGGATTTGGGCCAGTACCTGCATTCGGTGTGGCAGGTGCGGCTATTGCAACGGTTCTATCTCAGGCAGTAGTCACATTGATGTTCATTCCAGCATGTCGAAAGGATCAGCAGCTCTTTCATGAAATTAAGATTTTTCGTAGACCAAATACGAAAGATATGGCACAGATCACAAAGATCGGTTTGCCTGTATCTATTCAGAGTATGGTGTTTACTGGTATCTCAATGATCATTTCAAGATTAGTAGCAGGATTCGGTGATGAGGCTGTTGCCGTACAAAAAGTAGGAAGCCAGATTGAATCGATCAGCTGGATGACAGCCGATGGTATTTCGGCAGCAGTAAACTCATTCCTTGCTCAGAATTATGGGGCAAGAAATTATGAACGTGTTAACAGAGGATATAAAGTATCTATGGTTGTAGTCGTCATCTGGGGCATGATCTGTACAGCATTATTGATCTTCCTTCCAGGACCAATCTTTAGAATTTTTATCCCAGAAGCAAAAGTACTTCCTATGGGAATCAGTTATCTTCAAATCCTTGGTGTATCCCAGCTATTTATGTGTATGGAGATCGCTACACAAGGTGCTTTTGGTGGACTAGGAAAGACAATTCCGCCTTCTGTAGTCAGCATTACCTTTACTGCAGCAAGAATACCGATGGCCATGTTATTATCCGCTACGGCTCTTGGCTTAAATGGAATCTGGTGGAGTATCAGTATTAGCAGTATGATCAAAGGTATCGTGTTAGTAACTTGGTTTATCTTCTTTTTGCGAAAATTTGAAAATAGAAATTAG
- a CDS encoding predicted membrane protein, with the protein MNYIIKVMGYRGEVLSYCTKRVCGIWFCIIGVTILLATILGGNLCVNPPIFLLGYGIGFYCCYGNRKLIFDQLAQGTQSPFQKKTSNIAVDAIIIMGTVIGMTAWITKINPRTIWLLMFLAVGIHFCFFYFVHGRLVVFLGVFGVALAIVGLLVSQIPFPVFGTIDGASKIAVGIYFFFFSKVTNNRKESYYINYAK; encoded by the coding sequence ATGAATTATATCATAAAAGTAATGGGTTATAGGGGGGAAGTACTATCTTACTGCACGAAGAGAGTTTGTGGAATTTGGTTTTGTATCATCGGTGTGACGATCTTGTTAGCGACCATACTTGGAGGAAACCTTTGTGTGAATCCACCAATCTTTCTTTTGGGCTATGGAATCGGCTTCTATTGTTGCTATGGAAATCGAAAACTGATCTTTGATCAGTTAGCGCAAGGAACACAATCTCCTTTTCAGAAGAAAACCTCTAATATCGCTGTAGATGCAATTATTATAATGGGTACAGTTATTGGAATGACCGCATGGATTACAAAAATAAATCCTCGAACGATCTGGTTACTCATGTTCTTAGCAGTAGGAATCCACTTTTGCTTCTTTTACTTTGTCCACGGGAGATTAGTCGTTTTCTTAGGAGTGTTTGGTGTAGCACTAGCTATTGTAGGATTACTCGTTTCACAGATTCCGTTCCCTGTCTTCGGAACGATCGATGGGGCAAGCAAAATAGCAGTTGGAATCTATTTTTTCTTTTTCTCTAAGGTTACAAATAATAGAAAAGAATCTTATTATATCAACTATGCAAAATAG
- a CDS encoding UvrD/Rep helicase family protein, which translates to MTNQLTDRMQEEKHLKDCLGIIKANIDAYQKEIHTMSADIQDMYERYRDDDPEVFTELNNTITMNENMKTALSKNKRALKKPYFGRIDIQDGDREIETFYVGKGGVMKDTTHIMVVDWRAPIANVYYENGLGECSYTAPGKQTYTIDLKKKRTYEIAGEELVDYYDSEVVANDELLTKYLAKNKEAVLGEIIATIQKEQNDIIRKSPYRNMVVQGVAGSGKTTVAMHRISYILYNYEKDFRSEDFYIIGSNRILLNYITGVLPDLDVYGVKQMTMEQLFIRLLYEEWDEKKYKVVPCKIENVKKGTLSWYQELQQFCNRLEEATIPQDDIYLKNSILYSSEQIKCYREENPSVSVQSKINALNKRVISKLKNQITGRDITYTAEEKRKLLREYALMFGSKKWKRSIYDIYQQFLMEQDLAPAKSQKEFDVYDLAALAYLYKRVKETDPIREAHHIVVDEAQDFGMMAYSVLHYCIPDCTFTIMGDVSQNIRFGFGLNDWEELKKLILTNSKDSFGILSKSYRNTVEISDYAQKILEHGSFSSYPIEPIIRHGNPVSVRECKDEKKMIDTCVKILNQWQKDGHDTIAVVCRNAEEAKEVSKHLASKITIEESDLEKAEFKQGIMVLPVEYTKGLEFDAVIIYNPTKKDYPADDGHAKLLYVAATRALHELFIVHMGDKSNLL; encoded by the coding sequence ATGACAAACCAGCTAACAGATCGAATGCAGGAAGAGAAGCATTTAAAAGACTGTTTGGGTATCATCAAAGCTAATATTGATGCATACCAAAAAGAGATTCATACCATGAGCGCAGATATCCAGGATATGTATGAGCGCTATCGTGATGATGATCCAGAAGTATTTACGGAACTGAATAATACGATTACCATGAACGAAAATATGAAAACTGCACTTTCCAAGAATAAACGTGCACTAAAGAAACCATATTTCGGGCGAATTGATATTCAGGATGGTGATCGAGAGATTGAAACTTTCTATGTTGGAAAAGGAGGTGTAATGAAAGATACTACTCATATCATGGTTGTCGATTGGCGTGCTCCGATCGCTAATGTTTATTATGAAAATGGACTTGGAGAGTGTTCGTATACAGCACCGGGAAAACAAACGTATACGATCGATCTAAAGAAGAAAAGAACGTATGAAATCGCTGGAGAAGAGCTGGTTGATTATTATGATTCGGAAGTAGTCGCAAATGATGAGCTTCTGACAAAATATCTAGCTAAAAATAAGGAAGCGGTATTGGGAGAGATCATTGCCACGATTCAGAAAGAACAAAATGATATTATCAGAAAATCCCCTTATCGCAACATGGTAGTGCAAGGGGTAGCCGGCAGCGGTAAGACAACCGTAGCCATGCACCGAATTTCATATATTCTCTATAATTATGAAAAGGATTTTCGATCAGAAGATTTCTATATTATTGGAAGTAATCGAATTTTACTTAATTATATTACCGGTGTGCTACCGGATCTTGATGTATATGGAGTAAAGCAGATGACAATGGAACAGTTATTTATCAGACTGCTCTATGAGGAATGGGATGAAAAGAAATATAAAGTGGTTCCTTGTAAAATTGAAAACGTGAAAAAAGGTACGTTAAGTTGGTACCAGGAATTACAGCAATTTTGTAACCGTCTGGAAGAGGCTACAATACCCCAAGATGACATTTATTTAAAGAATTCGATACTGTACTCATCCGAACAGATAAAATGCTATAGGGAGGAGAATCCGAGCGTTTCCGTGCAATCGAAGATCAATGCTCTAAATAAGCGTGTGATCAGCAAGCTGAAGAATCAGATCACCGGCAGGGACATTACGTATACGGCAGAAGAAAAAAGAAAACTATTAAGAGAATATGCTCTTATGTTTGGCAGTAAGAAGTGGAAACGGTCTATCTACGATATATACCAACAGTTTTTAATGGAACAGGATCTTGCGCCAGCTAAGTCGCAGAAAGAATTTGATGTATATGATCTTGCAGCATTAGCTTATCTATACAAGCGGGTCAAAGAGACTGATCCAATTAGAGAAGCACATCATATTGTTGTAGATGAGGCACAGGATTTTGGAATGATGGCATACTCAGTACTCCATTATTGTATTCCGGATTGTACTTTTACCATTATGGGAGATGTATCTCAGAATATTCGTTTCGGTTTTGGGTTAAATGACTGGGAAGAGTTAAAGAAATTGATTTTGACTAATTCCAAGGATAGCTTTGGAATCTTGTCCAAGAGTTATCGTAATACAGTTGAGATATCCGATTATGCACAGAAGATATTAGAACATGGATCTTTTTCTAGCTATCCGATCGAACCGATCATTCGTCATGGTAATCCTGTATCGGTGAGAGAGTGTAAGGATGAGAAGAAGATGATAGATACTTGCGTGAAAATATTAAATCAATGGCAGAAAGATGGCCACGATACCATTGCAGTTGTCTGTAGAAATGCAGAGGAAGCAAAGGAAGTATCCAAGCATCTTGCAAGTAAGATTACCATCGAGGAGAGTGATCTGGAGAAAGCAGAATTTAAACAAGGAATCATGGTACTTCCGGTAGAGTATACAAAGGGATTAGAATTTGATGCAGTAATTATCTATAATCCTACAAAAAAAGATTATCCAGCAGATGATGGACATGCAAAATTGCTTTATGTAGCTGCCACTCGAGCACTTCATGAACTCTTTATCGTACACATGGGAGATAAGAGTAATCTATTGTAA
- a CDS encoding periplasmic [Fe] hydrogenase produces the protein MNPKYQELYKKIVKAYYDNHFEKEFESYLEEFEDKKEAKQVLAALCGIEEISEENDHKFMLELVRKITKNEIRDKIVKKVGVCNETCETIDGKSKCQSVCPFDAIFIDGTSGDKIIDEDLCLSCGRCVNACDMGHYLDIPQAVSLMELLKNHEKVVAIVAPAIAGQFGKEVTLDQLREAFIKVGFVDMVETAMGADVLSLKEAMEYDHLVKEEGDFMITSCCCPIWIGLLKKKYNDLIPDVSPSVSPMVAMARIIKKLNPDTKVVFVGPCIAKKAEAKEPDIKDAVDHVLTFEETKLIFEAFDVDPGKLTGVSTIDYASTGGRLYARAGGVSTAVWDVIDEFYPEKRKWFTSLHVDGILDCKKMLADLEEGKVRASFIEGMGCKGGCVGGPKRNIPVEEGTECADRQAKESAIRMPAHSYIIMNLLNEIGIHNLDELRDDHCMFERHF, from the coding sequence ATGAATCCAAAGTATCAGGAACTATATAAGAAGATAGTAAAAGCCTATTATGATAACCATTTTGAAAAAGAGTTTGAATCATACTTAGAAGAATTTGAGGATAAGAAAGAGGCCAAACAGGTGCTGGCTGCCTTATGCGGAATTGAGGAAATATCAGAGGAGAATGATCACAAGTTTATGTTGGAATTGGTCAGGAAGATAACCAAGAATGAGATCAGGGATAAGATCGTAAAGAAGGTGGGAGTCTGTAATGAGACTTGCGAGACGATCGATGGCAAAAGTAAATGTCAGAGTGTCTGCCCATTCGATGCGATCTTTATTGATGGAACAAGTGGAGATAAGATCATCGATGAAGACTTATGCTTATCTTGTGGACGCTGTGTCAATGCTTGTGATATGGGACATTACTTAGATATACCTCAGGCAGTGTCTTTAATGGAATTATTAAAGAATCATGAGAAAGTTGTTGCCATTGTAGCACCAGCGATTGCAGGTCAGTTTGGGAAAGAGGTAACCTTAGATCAGTTGAGGGAAGCTTTTATTAAAGTGGGATTCGTAGATATGGTGGAGACTGCAATGGGAGCAGATGTTCTTTCGTTAAAGGAAGCCATGGAGTATGATCACTTAGTAAAAGAGGAAGGCGATTTCATGATCACTTCCTGCTGTTGTCCAATTTGGATTGGATTACTTAAGAAAAAATATAATGATCTGATTCCAGATGTCAGCCCTTCTGTTTCACCAATGGTGGCAATGGCAAGGATCATTAAAAAGTTAAATCCAGATACTAAAGTAGTCTTTGTCGGACCTTGTATCGCAAAGAAAGCCGAAGCAAAAGAGCCGGATATTAAAGATGCTGTTGATCATGTCCTAACCTTTGAGGAGACAAAACTAATCTTTGAAGCATTTGATGTGGATCCAGGTAAGCTTACAGGTGTCTCTACTATCGATTATGCCTCAACAGGTGGAAGACTCTATGCAAGAGCAGGTGGAGTCAGCACAGCAGTATGGGATGTTATTGATGAGTTTTATCCAGAAAAGAGAAAATGGTTTACTTCTTTGCATGTAGATGGGATCTTAGATTGCAAGAAGATGTTAGCAGACTTAGAAGAGGGAAAAGTAAGAGCCAGCTTCATTGAAGGAATGGGATGTAAAGGCGGCTGTGTCGGTGGGCCAAAACGAAATATTCCAGTTGAGGAAGGAACGGAATGTGCTGACAGACAAGCGAAAGAATCTGCCATTAGGATGCCAGCGCATAGCTATATCATTATGAATTTATTAAACGAGATCGGAATTCATAATCTAGATGAATTACGGGATGATCATTGCATGTTTGAACGTCATTTTTAG
- a CDS encoding ferredoxin, giving the protein MFYVNKEKCIACKQCINDCPTKIISLKDGKASIDGDPCLKCGHCLAICPVEAVATDDYDMSEVMPYNEETFYIDPEHLLNFIRFRRSVRRFKQQEVSKEQIAKIIQAGRYTQTGTNSQDVSYIVVQNKLGKLRDLIFESLKKKGDSILANMTPETEFLRTYAHMWLNMYDAYKADPAVNDGVFFHAPVVIFVLSPSQLNGGLASSNMELMVDALGLGTFFSGFSMVAIQDNQAILDLLGVKDQKQLVSCLVVGHPDVTYKRTTPRKQVDINWL; this is encoded by the coding sequence ATGTTTTATGTAAATAAAGAAAAATGCATCGCCTGTAAACAATGTATTAATGATTGTCCAACAAAGATCATCTCATTAAAGGATGGAAAAGCATCCATAGATGGAGACCCTTGTCTCAAATGTGGGCATTGTCTTGCAATCTGCCCAGTTGAGGCCGTAGCAACGGACGATTATGATATGTCCGAAGTAATGCCCTATAACGAAGAGACTTTTTACATCGATCCCGAACACCTTCTTAATTTCATTCGTTTTCGAAGAAGTGTCCGCCGATTTAAGCAACAAGAAGTCTCAAAAGAGCAAATTGCTAAGATCATTCAAGCCGGAAGATATACGCAGACAGGAACTAACAGTCAGGATGTCTCTTACATTGTCGTTCAAAATAAACTAGGCAAACTACGCGATCTCATCTTTGAATCCTTAAAAAAGAAAGGTGATTCTATCTTAGCAAACATGACACCCGAAACTGAATTTCTTAGAACCTACGCACATATGTGGCTAAATATGTATGATGCTTATAAAGCCGATCCAGCTGTAAATGATGGCGTGTTCTTTCATGCTCCTGTAGTCATATTCGTCTTATCACCTTCTCAATTAAATGGCGGATTAGCTTCCTCAAACATGGAGCTCATGGTAGATGCCCTTGGACTCGGAACCTTCTTTAGTGGTTTTTCGATGGTAGCTATTCAAGATAATCAAGCTATCTTAGACTTGCTTGGTGTCAAAGATCAAAAACAGCTCGTATCCTGCTTAGTTGTGGGCCATCCCGATGTCACTTATAAGCGTACTACACCAAGAAAACAAGTAGATATAAATTGGCTTTAA